The Pararhodobacter sp. genome segment TGGCGGCTCCTGCTTCCCAAAGGATACGCTGGCGCTGGTGAAAACCGCGCAGGACCATGACAGCCCCATGCGCCTCATCGAAGCCACCGTCGCGATCAATGACAACCGCAAGCGCGCCATGGCCCGCAAGGTCATCTCGGCTTTGGGCGGTGATGCGCGCGACCGGAAAATCGCCATTCTCGGCCTGACCTTCAAGCCGAATACCGATGACATGCGCGACAGCCCATCCATCTCGATCATCCAGGCCCTGCGCGACCATGGCGCAACGGTGACGGCCTATGACCCGGAGGGCATGGAGAATGCCCGCCAGATCATGGAGGACGTCACTTACGCGGAAGGCCCATATGAGGCTGCGGAGGGGGCGGATGCGATCGTGAT includes the following:
- a CDS encoding UDP binding domain-containing protein; amino-acid sequence: GGSCFPKDTLALVKTAQDHDSPMRLIEATVAINDNRKRAMARKVISALGGDARDRKIAILGLTFKPNTDDMRDSPSISIIQALRDHGATVTAYDPEGMENARQIMEDVTYAEGPYEAAEGADAIVIVTEWNQFRALDFARLKTLVRTPVLVDLRNIYRQDEISRHGFAYTSVGQPN